Genomic window (Jeotgalibaca ciconiae):
TGACACGTACTCCTGAATTTCTAATGACTCGATAGCTTTCTAGGGTTTCTACAGTATCTCTGCCTAATCGGCTGACATCTCTTAGAACAACAATATCCAACTTGTCATTCTGACAATCCTCTATCAGACGATTAAGCTCTGAGCGATTTGTTTCTTCCTTGGCGGATTGAATCTCCACATACATATCTATGATTTTCCACGAAGAAATATTAGCTACCTTGCGAGTCAGACCTGAGATTTGATTAGACAAGCTTTTCAATTGTTCACCCTTGGCTGATGATACTCGACAATAAATTCCTATTCGCTTAATAGGCTTAGGACGAGTCGGTATATAATGAACTTTAGGATTATAAACCATTATCTTTTCTCCCTCAGAAGGCTACTTATCTATTCATAATATAACAGAGTAGGTTATTTAAAACTATAGTATTTGTTTCCGAGAAGGAATACTATTATATCAACCTTTCAAGGCTCGACCTGTTCCCACATATATACCCAACCTTTATTGCTCCAAACGATAAATTCGACAAAAGTTTATCCATAATTTCAAAAAAAGAGGTTCCTAGACACTTGCACAATGTCTAGAAACCCCTCTGTTAAGCGATTATTTCTTGTTTCTTTTCCATCAATACCACACATTCAACATGAGTTCACGCTATAAACATGTCTACAAAACATCAATGTCCATGATTAAGATTTTTTAATAAACAATTTCCTAAATAATCAAAGGCGTCTTTTTACCACGTATTAGCGTAATACTGAAAACTGCAAGTGCTTATATTCACCTTATATACATTTCAATATCAGAGGCATCTAAATCCCAGAAATGATAAGGCGTTTTGTATAAATCACTTGTAAACTGATTGAATAATTTCACAGAAACTTTGTTCTTATTCTTTAAAGATTTTATCTCATTTAAATGTGATTGAGAAACACCTACAAGTTTTATGTCACCGTAATTCAATAAGCAAAGCTTTTGAAATTGTTCCGCAAAATACTTGTTTTCAAAAAGTAAAATTCCCTCTTCCAAAAATACATTTTGTTCTATTGAATTCTTTCCGGTTGAATTCATGAACATCCAAAACGGATCTCCTATAGTTTTGTAATCCGGAACCAAATATTGATCATTTTGCCCATTAATAAATCTATCGAATTCGTCATATTTTATAAGCTTAATTCCATTATAAGTAGATACTTTTTGAGCTCCGTCTTGAAACTTGCTTTCTGCTGAAATAAAAATTCCATTTATATTCCCTATTTTTTCTAACTTATAAGAGAAATCTCTTAATTGACTAACATTTATTGGGTTTTTCCAGTTTTTGCATTCAACTGCTACCCTGTATTTTACACCAAAATGTTCAAATGAGTAAAGTACATCAATTTCGTGGCTTGCACCATCAGCACCTAACATTGGTACGCGCTTCTCAACTTTAGCTTTTATCCGTTCGTTGTTTGCGATTTGAATATAGATTTTTTCAACAATAGATTCAAATTTCTCTCCCTTTATTTGCGATGTATTATTCATTACCATCACCTCGCAAATAAAATTTTCTGAACTTTTCATGGCTAATACTATAACATGCGATGGAATCTTTCTCTGGTTGCTCAAATTTAGGCAAAACTATATTAAAATCTGGACATATCCCATTTTCCTGTAGTCTAACTAATATCTTGAGATGGTTTTGCGAAATCCCAAACACTCTAGAGCTCTCTTCCAATTTTTCACAATAACTATCCGCCTGTTTTTTTGATAAAAACAGCAAAATCTTATCATTAACCATATCATAATTCCCTGTATTCTCATCATTATTGTTTTTTATTGTTTCCATAACAACCCAAAACGGATCTCCCACTATATCATCCTCTGGAAGCATCATTTTGAGCGCACTTATAACGCTTTTTTGTACTTCATTTAAGAAATTAAATTTCTTCAAATCTATATTTGCCATTTCAGCTGCTTTTTTTGCCCCAATAGAGACTTTATCATCATAGTATAGAATCCCTTTTGCAAAAAAACGTAGGTCATTTAAAACACAAGCGAATTCCCAAACATCTTCCTCCGTTACTTCTGTGCCCTCTATTGTTTTTATTATTGTCCGTTCTAAATTATTCATCTGAATAAATTCAAAATAAATATCAACCGAGTGTTGTTTTTTCAATTTCCCAGGGATTTTCCAGTCTTCTACAATCTTAGGCCTAAAAAATCCCTCCCTTTGAAAACGACTTTTATACATTGAAATCACATTAGCTTTTAATCCTGGATTCTCTCTTGCTTCCACTATTTCCCTCCTCTTAATCATATCAACTGATTAACATTTATTGTATTCCCACACCCCAGATCAATTACCACCGAAACGGTAATGTGGTTTTTCAGTACTTTATTTCTCATTTTTTCACCTTATCCCACAAACACGAAATGCTTGTGAAAGTGTTTAAAACTAAGGATTTCTATATAGTTTTTCTTTGTAGCAACGATACACACTCCACATGTTTTGAGATGAAGGGATAGCTGTCAATAATTAAAAACCTAAATATTTTTAGTTGAAGTTCTCTTTGAGGGAACATATCCACAGTGGACTTTAGTATGTGGGAACATATCCATTATTATATCAATTATAATGCCAGGGGGGTCTTTTGTTATTCCTCATTGTTTCCACCACGCGGGTATGGATCCTTATCTTTCCATTTAACACTACCATCTTTATAATGATAATGCTGTCCATGTCCTCTCACTGTGTGTTCATTCGGAGAAGAACGCTCCGAGGATTCTGAAGTGTCCTGATCTGCAGGATAATCATCATATGAATCTTCGTACTCAGCGCGGTCATCATCTGACCATTCGTATTCTGAATTTGATGAACCGCTCCTTGATGATTCTTTGATAGCAGCTACAGCCACAGTAGCCACAAATAATCCAACGCCCTTTATTGCTTTTATTGCATTCGGGTGTTTATCTGAAAATTCTATAATTGTTTTACTTATGGTTTTGAAGCCGCTCTTCAATTTCGGTACAAATTCCTGCTTCGTTATGTCTTCTATGTTATTAGGTGGTACAGTCTCGTGTAGAGATTCATATTTTTTGTTTGACTCTGCCTTTTTCTGAACTCCACTTACAGACTCTTGATTAACTTCTTTCTCAATTTCTGGTTTATTTTGTGCTTTGTTTACAGGATCGGCTAATTGTATTGTTTCGCATTGAATAAATTTTCCATCTCCAAAGTCAGTCTTTACTTTTGTAACAGGATTAAAATGCCAATTAGTCGGATTTCTGCAATCCCCATCGTGGGCCTCTAAATGTTCTGCTCTTGTTAGGAACTGAATATTTCCGGGGTCCCCTTGATATTCTGGATATCTTTCCACACTTTTCATATGCTGTCCTTGAAAAGCTACACCGTTCTCATCATAGGCTTTACCTTTATCAAGAATATCTTTCTGTTGTTGGGCAGTCCATTCTCTTGTCCCTTTTCCTTCTTGGACAAGTTCCTGCTCCTTATTCCAAGCCGCATGTATCGCCTTGTTAGATTCTGCTGTTCTTCTTAACATATAATCAACCACCTATGCCAAGCAAATCATGCAGATGTTTAAGAAAGACTATAAAATCATCATAAATTTCATCGTCTTCTATCCTTCCAGCTTCTTGATTATATATAGCTATTTTTTCGCTATTTTTTGCGCAGATGATTGGGTCGCCTGATGCTAAAGCCCCAATAACGATATAGTCATCGTTTGGTCGTGAATTATCATTTACATTAATCACTGGCTTGTGTTCAATTCCATATAATTGAATACCTGCTGGCAAAAAGAACTCACCACCATCAGAAAGCTGCAGCCATTCTTTGTATTTGGATGGAAGAACGACATTATTTTCTTTTTCAAAGGTTGTGATTTTTTCTTCTGTAGTCGCCTCATGAAAAATCATTTTACCCTGTGTACTTAATTCATCAATAATTAGCTTTAATTCTGCAGAAACCATTGTTTTCCTCCTTCACTCGTTACCCGTCTTTATTTCATTGCCATCAGGCAATATAAAAGCCTGCTCAAACTTGACACCAAGCACATCAGCGATGGCTTTCAACTCATCCAAGGTTACCGTTTCCCGTTTTAATTTCTTATTGAAATTCTGTGGAGTCTGTCCAATACGTCTAGCGAGTTCAGAAACGCTTATATTCATTTGCTCACACAGTTCTTTAATCATTTCTGCCGTAGTCATACAGCACCTCCAAGTTTACTATAAGAATATTATAAACCATTTGGTTGATGATAACAATAGTTATTAAAATATTATTATATTAAATAGACAAAATAAAACCCACAACTCTACTGTAGAGTTATGGGCTATCGGAAATTTATTTTTTATTTCTTGCCCTTCTATAAAAACAAGAAGTAATCCTTCAAGAAATGAATTTATCATTATCTACGATTTGCTATCATCTTTCATTATTCTATCAGCTCTACCGAGACTTGAATATAGGATCACTATTGATAACCCTGAAGATAACACCCAATAACTAATATCGTAAATTGCTAATAGTATTGCAGTAATTGCTAATACCATAGCTGAAATTAATCCAATCACTACTTTTTTATCTTTCAAAACTTTATAATTCATTATTTGCTTCACCTCGCTGGATTTGAAGATGTATTTAGTTATTCGACTTTTCGAACTTTAGCTTACCAGTTGGAAGAAATACATCTTCCTTTTTTGTAACATTAATTACTCTCAGAATACCTCTTGCAACACCAACGATATAACCAACAAACAGTCCCATTCCAACTCCAATTATCAGCAATAATTTAGGTTGAATTTCCAAAAACTCGGGAATACTTTTTGAAATCCAGTATCCACCAAACAAACCTATAAACATTGCTGAACCAATAACTAGGTATCTTGCAACAATAGAATCAAACATAATATCATGAATTTTCTTATTCATATTAATCATCCTTTCTACTAAATCTAAAAATCTTGCATCTATCGCATTAATTATTACATCTATTACCTCCCTAAAGGAAATATCCCTATTTTCTAAAATACACATGAACTCATCTTCATAGCGTCGTCGCCATTTTCGGGGGTATAGACGGATAAGCCACTTCATATTAGACCTAACCTTTCAAATCCTAATTTTGTTACTATTTCAATTTCCTTTAATTTTTCTTGTAAATACTGCCTGCCGGCAGAAGTAATTTGATAAGGTTTTTTTCTATCTTGTGAGGGAATAGATTTAATTAATTCTGATTTCTCCATTCTACTAATAGCACCATATAAGGTCCCAGGTCCTATTTTAATATCGTATGAGCGTTCGATATCTTCCATAATTGCATAACCATGTTTATTTTCCTCAGCCAAGCTTATTAAAATAAACAAAGTTGGTTCAGAAAACCGGTCAGTTGAACTCATATATTTTGTCATCTCCTTTCAATTAATACGCGTAACGTTATAACGTCTAACGTAATAGTATCTCGAAAAAAATGGTTTGTCAATTATTTTTTCACTTCACACACTAATAAAATGTATATAATACATCATAAACTTTTATATCAACTGTCTATCAACGAGAAATATGTGAACTTAATTCATTGTTAATTAAAAGCAGAGCATTAGTTTAGTTCCTAAAGGTTTTAGTTACCTATGGACATAACCCATGCTCTGTTTTTAAATCATATTTCCATTTCAATGCCAGATTTAAAGGATATGATGAAGTGGTCTTCATAGACTGTGACATTCTCGATTATCTTCCTTACTAGCCTATCGTCATATTCTAGGGATCGTAACTTGTTCTTGCGTATAAACGTAATTAACTCATTGATTCGTTCATTCTCGCCACTGAGGGAGGCATCTTCTACTAAAAGGGTCTGTCGCTTGTCTCTCAGCTCATCAATCTCATCTGCTAGATGTTCATAATCTTGACCCTTATTGGCCAGCTTGATGAGTTCTTTTTGTTTTTCTTCTAGTAAATTGTTAATCTCTGAAATTTGGTATTCTGTGGTTTCTCCAATCACAGCATGAATATTTTCTTCCAGTGTTTTTATCATGTTATTGCCACCTGCAAGCAGCTTATTAATTGCGGTCATTACAGCACCATAGAGTTCATCTTCTTTTACGGTTCGGTTCTTACAGACTTCAGGACCTTGCTCGATTCTAGTCACACATCGCCAGACAAACTCTTTTCTACCATGGATATTCCAATAGGTTCTCCTATAAATATCGCCACAATCTCCACAGAAGGTGATGGCACTTAAAGCGTACTTGCTGCTATAAATTCGTTTGTTCTTGCCTGCTCCTGTGTAGATGTTGCTTCTTCGATGAATTTCCTCCTGCACCTGCAAGTATAATTCTTTGGGAATAATCGCTTCATGGCTATTTTCAACATAATACTGTGGAACATGACCTTCGTTCTTAACTCTTTTCTTGGTCAGAAAATCTACTGTGACGGTCTTTTGAAGAAGGGCATCTCCGATGTATTTTTCGTTTTGAAGGATCTTCTTAACTGATTCCGGTCGCCATTTTGGTTTTCCTGCTGCTGTTAAAATACCATCCTTTTCAAGGGCTCGACCAATGCCCACTAGACTCTGACCTTCAAGGTATTCTCGGTAGATGCGTTTGATAATCTCAGCTTCTTCGGGAACAATGATTAAATTTCCATCTTCATCTTTGGTGTAGCCCATAAATCGCTTATGGTTGACCTGCACCTTTCCTTGTTGGTATCGGTACTGTAGCCCAAGCTTAACGTTTTGTGAAAGGCTCTGGCTTTCCTGTTGTGCCAAAGATGCCATAATAGTCAGCAAAACCTCACCTTTGGCATCCATGGTGTTGATGTTCTCTTTTTCAAAATAAACGGATATGTTCTTATCCTTGAGCTGTCTAATATATTGAAGGCAGTCTAGGGTGTTACGTGCAAATCGGCTGATGGATTTAGTAATAACCATGTCGATGTTACCATCCATACACTCTGCAATCATACGATTAAATTCGTCACGCTTTTTAGTGTTTGTACCGGAGATACCATCATCTGCAAAGATGCCAGCAAACTCCCATTCATTATTTTTCTTTATAAACTCTATATAGTGTGCGACCTGAACCTCATAGCTAGAATTTTGTTCTTCTGTTTCTGTAGAAACACGGCAATAGGCAGCAACACGAAGTTTCTTTATCTTTTCTTTTGCGGCTGTACTTCCTACTCTTTTACGAGCAGGAATAACCATTATATTTTTCTCTGTCACTTTATTCCTCGCTTTCTATCAGACTATATAAGTATTCTGCTCGTTCAAAAGGATCAACTGGCATCTTATTATCTGCCTTTCTCATTTTAAATCGTTCTTTGGGAGGGGGAGAGGTGAAAGCGGCAAGCTCTACCACTCGTCCTAAATCCTTTGCACGCTTATCTCTAACTTCTTCAGCTTTATCAAATATCTCTTTATCAATGATTGCTGGATACGTATCATTTCCAAGGTAGTTGACGTTTTTCAAAATACGTCCCATCACAGAGTGTGTCTTATCAATACCTGCCTGTTCGCCAGCCACTGTAAGGGATAGTCCTGATATGTATTTCTCAAAGAATACCTTTACTTGACCTGCTGCCTTTTCATCGACAGTAACCTCTCCATCTTGAATTTTGTATCCATATGGAATATATGCCATTTATCTCACCACCTTTTCTTTCAGGGAAAGACCGCATTTCAAATTGAATGTCAGCTCATCCCTGGAATTAACAATGATGTTCTCTACAAATTCTTCAAATAATTCTTCTGTGTAGTCACCATTAAAATTATCTGCTGACACGTAATCAATGAGGTCCTTTATATCGTTTGCTCGTAAAACCCCACTCGTAGAGTTCGTTACCAGGTTTGTTTTTTCGGTAGTAAGATTTTTAATCTCACTATCTATAACATTCCGTTCCTGATTAAAAAGAGCTGGCTCAAGGAAACCTTTGGCCATCAGTGTAATAAGGGTGTTGCGTTCTTCCATGAGTTGCTCCATTCGCTTATCAATAGCATCCATTCTTTCACGGTCGCTTTCTTCATCAATTTGGCTAATTGATTTGAATAGCGGTTCTAAGATTAGCTTATGACTGAAAGCAAGCTTATTCATCATGGTTGTCAATGTGGCTTTTATTTCTCCATCTCGCAAGAACAACATGGAGCAACTCTCTTTGTCTTCGATATGACCGATGCAACTCCAAGCAATGTAACTCCTACCAGCTGAGTAGTTTGTCTTTCTCCTAAAATTGCGACCACACTCTCCACAGACAATCTTGCCACTTAAAGCATATCGATTAAGATAAACGTTCTTTTTCACGCCCTTACACTTCATCTTGGCTCTTTCATCAATGAGATCTTGTGCCTTAGCAAAGTCTTCTCTACTTATAATAGGTTCATGATTGTCCTTGTAATAGTACTGGTCTTTTTCACCTGTATTCGAATGGCGGTTGTAGTTACTATCAGTGTAGGTCTTTTGTAACAAAACATCTCCCATGTATTTTTCGTTTCGGAGCATGTCTATTACCGTGCCTGCACTCCAGTGATTACCTCTTCTTGCTGGGATTTTGTCTTTGTTCAAACCTCTTGCTATAGTACCTCCACCTTTCCCTGAAAGGCACTCAGCAAAAATACGTTTGATGATTTCTGCTTCTTCTGGGACGATTACCATTTCACCATCTGTATTGGTGTAGCCGTAGGGTGGAGTACCAACATAACTGCCATTTTGAAATCTCTTTTGAATGGACCATGTTGAGTTTTGTGAAATAGATGCAGACTCTTCTGCAGCAAATCCTGAAAGGATAGAAAGCATCAGCTCACTTTCCATATCACCCGTATTTAGATTCTCTTTTTCAAAATAAATGTAAACATCGATATCAATCAGCTTTCTTACTAACTCTAGGCAATCTACTGTATTACGAGCAAAGCGGCTGATTGATTTGGTGATAATAAAATCTATCCGACCTTGCTTACAATCTCGTATCATGCGGAGCAGTTCAGTCCGTTTCTCCATCTTGGTGCCGGAGATCCCTTCGTCATAATAAAGACCAGCAAACTCCCATTCAGGATTAGACTTAATATAGCGCTCATAGTGTTCACGCTGTGCTTTAAGGCTTTCAAGCTGTTCATCACTATCGGTTGAGACCCTGGCATAGGCGGCAACCCTAAGTTTCGTATTAGGTAGTTGTCCTTGGGGCAGTTCATCTATTTTTGTTATCTTTTTCATCATCTCACCTCGCATTCATCCATTACATATATCACTCTAAAAGCCATTAATAGCAAGGCTTTTAGGACATAATCTTGGCTAGTCGAGGGGAGAATTTCTCTCGGTTTAATGCTGATATTTTGTGTAATTCATCCGCTGTAATTTTGCCTTCTTTATAAAGCATTTTGATAATGCTCTCCGCCATATGAAAGTCATATTCCCTCTGCAAATCTTCTGTTGTCATCTGTTCTGCTTTGCCCTTGATAGTAGGACAACCGTCTTTTACTTCAAAAATGTTCATAGAAAAACACCTCCTACCTAGTAGCCACGGCAGGAGGTGAAATCTGATGGTTTTATTAATCTTTTTGATAAAAGTCACATTCATAGCCATCGGCATCAAGTAGCAGCCCTTTTGCCCAAGGTGGCACTTGACTCATCTGTTTACATACTTCAGTAACCGATATTTGAGGATTAGATTCAATAATTACTTCATCATGGACATGAGCCACAATACGATAAGTACTAAGCATCTTCATTGAATACATCAAAATATCACGGGATATAGCTTGAACAATATTCTCTACAAACTTAGGTCCGTAACTTTCAAGACGCTCCCATTTCTTTGTTCCACCTACTCCTTCATAGGTCACAGACTCCCCACCGAACTTATTCTCACCTATAAGAGGTTTCACATATGAAAGACGCCTTCCAGATGGAAGAACAATAAAGAGCATTCCACTTATATGATGAATCTCCATACCATATGTCTTCTGAGATCTCTTTTCTTTAACACACTTTTTAACTGCCCTATGCACATCCCACCAGAATTTCACGATGTTTGGATTTGATTCTCTCCAGGCATTCACAAGCGGTTTTAATTCTTCCTCTTCAAGCCCCATCTCTAATGCACCCATGGCTTTTAGCGCACCAACAGAACCACCATATCCAAGTGCCAATTCAGCGATTTTACCCTTCTGTCTCAAGTGACCGTTCACACCATGCTTTTCAACGGGGACTTTAAACATCTGGGAGGCAGATGCACAGTAGATATCGCCACCACTAGCAAATACCTTTGTTCGCCATGTTTCGCCTGCGAGCCATGAAAGCACACGAGCTTCAATGGCTGAGAAGTCAGCCACAATAAACTTATGACCAACTCTTGGTACAAAGGCTGTACGAATCAGTTGTGAGAGGGTATCAGGTATATCTTCATAGAGCAGTTCTAGTGTTTCAACATCACCATTTCTAACAATATTTCGCGCCTCTTTTAAGTCTGGCATATGGTTTTGAGGGAGGTTTTGTAATTGCACAAGCCTTCCGGCAAAGCGTCCTGTTCTGTTAGCTCCATAAAACTGAAACATTCCTCTGGCACGAGAATCAATACAAACTGCATTTTCCATTGCTCTATATTTCTTTACCGAGGATTTTGCCAGTTGCTGACGGAGCGAAAGAACTTCATTTAGCTCTCCGTCTGTTTCTTTAAGTTTCTCTGCAACCGCCTTTTTGCCGAGTGTCTCCATCTCTAGACCGTTTTCGAAAAGCCAGTCTTTCATCTGTTGTACGGAGTTAGGGTTTTCGAGATGTGTTATGTGCTGCATAGCAGTTAGTAGTTTTTCATGAGATATGTCATCCATGGCGATGGCCTGCTTAACAAAATCCATATCCACCTTTATGCCTCGATCGTTGATTTCTTGGTCGAGATGATACTCATCCCAGATGTCCTCTGGTACTGGAAACTTAATCAATCTTTGTTGTATCTGTATTTCTGCCTCCACATCACGTTTGTTATATACTTTAAACTGCTGCCATTTATCGATTTCATCAGTGGGTAGGTTACGGGTTCTACCACCATTTATTTTTGTTGGAGTACATGGAAGACAAAAATATCGTATCAGGTCTTTACCCTCCGTCAGCTTTTGCTTTTCAAGTCCTAGCACTGCACCTACACCTTCTAAAGAAAGAGGTAAACCCATATAGGCAGACCAAACCATGGAACATTTCCATGAGGAAGGATTTAGATAAGTCCCAGTGGGATAGCCCAAATAACGTGAAAGGCATACTCGCTCAAACTGAGCATTAAATGCCCACTTCGTAATGGTTTCATCGGTTAAGGCATCTAGGATTTCTTTTGGAATCTTTTCTCCATTCATCAAATCGATGACCTTGACTTCATCACCGTCAACCGCATAACCAAACAGCATCACCTCAAAATCATCTGCTTCTACGTAACGATAAACACCACTTTTTTGTAGATTGGTAGAAGAATAGGTTTCTATATCAATTTCTAAGTTCTTCATAGCTACCACCTTTCCTAAATGAAAAAAGGTGGCAGAGGGAAGTCCTCCACCACCATCAAGTTTTCTATTCCTTTTAGGCAAGGAAGTCATCATCGACAAGAGTCGTAAAATCATCTACTGCAGAAGTCTTACCGCCTAGAGGTTCTCCGTCTCTAATTTTTTGAATGTTACCAAGACCACAAGCTACACCTTTATTACCATTTGAGTTGAAAGCATAGAAGTTAAGAGAAACCCTACCATAACAACCGCTGTATACCTCGCTACGATCCAGTATCGGCTTAACACTTTTGTCTACAATCTGTGGCGCTGTCTTGCTATTCGCATTGATGAAGTAATGGCCTTTATAAGCCTCATCATCACGCTCTACATCACCATCACGCAGCGGTAGTTTAATGGCTGCCTTATTTGGTTTCTTACCACCAAACTTTGCGATACCTTCCTCAATGGCAGCATCAACTGCTGCATGGATAGCATTAATGGTTTCCTTGTCATCCTTTGGAATAAGGACGGATACGCTGTACTTTTCTGCACCACCATTAATAGATACAGGCTCCCATCCGTGGAAGTAAGAAAATCTTGAGTTTACACCTGTGATAACTTTTGTTTTGTTTTGCATATTTGCCATAATATTTAATCCTCCATAATTTCGTTAAATTCGTTTTTAGCATCTGCTACGTTCATTGCCGGTCTTTTATCTGAGTTTGGAACAAGAGTCGGCTTACCCGGTGGTTTGTAAATGAGGTCACCGAGGAGTTCCTCAAATTTGGATTTACCCATCAGTTTTTGCATCTCTGTCAGCGGAATAAGGCTCTTTCTGTAAATGTCCTTATATCCACCTGCCACGGCTTTTTCTGCAATGGCTCCTTCATCTTTGTACTTGCGAACCGAGCGACCTTCCACAACTTTAAAACCGTTCCACTCTTTACCGTGATTGACTGCTGCATCAGTGGCATAGGCTGTTATTTCATTCGCCCACTTGGTAAGGTCGGGAAGAATAAGTAAGATTTCTTCTATCTCAGCATCCGTCAGCAGAGGTGGCATCTTGAATTCTTTCTCTGCAAGTTTTAGCTTTTCTTCGGCTCTGGCCCGACATCTGTTTGCCGCTTTACAGAAGGTACACCATGGACCGGGAATGTATTCACCCTCACCGTTGAAGGCTTTGTCAGCTCTGGGCTTTAGTTCCTCTTCCGCCAAGCCTTTTAGTTCTTCCACCGGTATTGTCCAGGTGCTGACATTTTCTCTTCTAGGCTGAAAGATCGTCATGGACACTTCTTTAATGTCGTACAGGTGATCATAGATTCCAAGTGCTCCTAGGGCATAGAGCTTCATCTGTGGATTGTCCACTGCATCAACTAGCACACCCATTCCATATTTAAAGTCTACGATGTGAAGTCTGTCATCTGAAATGATTACACAGTCTCCTGTCCCAAAACCATCTGGAACATAACAAGAGAAGTCAAGACGTTGTTCAATAAGAACGATAGGATCTGTGCAAGACTTTCTTGCAAGTTCCACCTGCTCCATAACAAAGTCCACGTAAGCATCTGTACATTCCTCCATCTCATCAGAGTTATACTCAGCGATAGGTCGCTGACTTCTCATATGAAGTGCCTTTTTTAGTTTGTGTTCACACAGGTCATGAGCCGCTGTGCCTTCTTTTGCTGCCTCACCACTTTGGTCTTCAAACTCCAGTTCAAGTCTTGCAGAGGGTAGGCAGTTAAGCCACCTGTGGGATGAGGATGCAGATAATATTGCATGATTACCCATTTCCAAGCTCCTCCGCATCTTTCAAGATGTCAGAATAATAAGCCTTATCAACAGCACTTAACTTGTCTGCACCATACTTCTGAATGAGTCCTCGCACTTCGGCAGTAAACCCAATCTGGCTCTTTTCAGCAAGTACCATACGCAATTTTTCAAGTGGGATATCCGGCTCTTTTACTGGTTCTTGTTCAGTTGTAGCTTTTGCACCTGGAGCAGGATCTCCTTCTGTCATCGCATCGCAAACTGCCTGTATGCTGTCAGCAAGACTTCGCATATCATTGACCACTTCAAGCAGTAATTTTATTTTGCTCAAGGTTAGTTCCTCCTTTCAT
Coding sequences:
- a CDS encoding helix-turn-helix domain-containing protein, producing MTTAEMIKELCEQMNISVSELARRIGQTPQNFNKKLKRETVTLDELKAIADVLGVKFEQAFILPDGNEIKTGNE
- a CDS encoding recombinase family protein translates to MKKITKIDELPQGQLPNTKLRVAAYARVSTDSDEQLESLKAQREHYERYIKSNPEWEFAGLYYDEGISGTKMEKRTELLRMIRDCKQGRIDFIITKSISRFARNTVDCLELVRKLIDIDVYIYFEKENLNTGDMESELMLSILSGFAAEESASISQNSTWSIQKRFQNGSYVGTPPYGYTNTDGEMVIVPEEAEIIKRIFAECLSGKGGGTIARGLNKDKIPARRGNHWSAGTVIDMLRNEKYMGDVLLQKTYTDSNYNRHSNTGEKDQYYYKDNHEPIISREDFAKAQDLIDERAKMKCKGVKKNVYLNRYALSGKIVCGECGRNFRRKTNYSAGRSYIAWSCIGHIEDKESCSMLFLRDGEIKATLTTMMNKLAFSHKLILEPLFKSISQIDEESDRERMDAIDKRMEQLMEERNTLITLMAKGFLEPALFNQERNVIDSEIKNLTTEKTNLVTNSTSGVLRANDIKDLIDYVSADNFNGDYTEELFEEFVENIIVNSRDELTFNLKCGLSLKEKVVR
- a CDS encoding restriction endonuclease is translated as MNNTSQIKGEKFESIVEKIYIQIANNERIKAKVEKRVPMLGADGASHEIDVLYSFEHFGVKYRVAVECKNWKNPINVSQLRDFSYKLEKIGNINGIFISAESKFQDGAQKVSTYNGIKLIKYDEFDRFINGQNDQYLVPDYKTIGDPFWMFMNSTGKNSIEQNVFLEEGILLFENKYFAEQFQKLCLLNYGDIKLVGVSQSHLNEIKSLKNKNKVSVKLFNQFTSDLYKTPYHFWDLDASDIEMYIR
- a CDS encoding teneurin-3 — its product is MLRRTAESNKAIHAAWNKEQELVQEGKGTREWTAQQQKDILDKGKAYDENGVAFQGQHMKSVERYPEYQGDPGNIQFLTRAEHLEAHDGDCRNPTNWHFNPVTKVKTDFGDGKFIQCETIQLADPVNKAQNKPEIEKEVNQESVSGVQKKAESNKKYESLHETVPPNNIEDITKQEFVPKLKSGFKTISKTIIEFSDKHPNAIKAIKGVGLFVATVAVAAIKESSRSGSSNSEYEWSDDDRAEYEDSYDDYPADQDTSESSERSSPNEHTVRGHGQHYHYKDGSVKWKDKDPYPRGGNNEE
- a CDS encoding recombinase; its protein translation is MAYIPYGYKIQDGEVTVDEKAAGQVKVFFEKYISGLSLTVAGEQAGIDKTHSVMGRILKNVNYLGNDTYPAIIDKEIFDKAEEVRDKRAKDLGRVVELAAFTSPPPKERFKMRKADNKMPVDPFERAEYLYSLIESEE
- a CDS encoding SHOCT domain-containing protein yields the protein MNIFEVKDGCPTIKGKAEQMTTEDLQREYDFHMAESIIKMLYKEGKITADELHKISALNREKFSPRLAKIMS
- a CDS encoding SMI1/KNR4 family protein, with protein sequence MVSAELKLIIDELSTQGKMIFHEATTEEKITTFEKENNVVLPSKYKEWLQLSDGGEFFLPAGIQLYGIEHKPVINVNDNSRPNDDYIVIGALASGDPIICAKNSEKIAIYNQEAGRIEDDEIYDDFIVFLKHLHDLLGIGG
- a CDS encoding recombinase family protein, producing MTEKNIMVIPARKRVGSTAAKEKIKKLRVAAYCRVSTETEEQNSSYEVQVAHYIEFIKKNNEWEFAGIFADDGISGTNTKKRDEFNRMIAECMDGNIDMVITKSISRFARNTLDCLQYIRQLKDKNISVYFEKENINTMDAKGEVLLTIMASLAQQESQSLSQNVKLGLQYRYQQGKVQVNHKRFMGYTKDEDGNLIIVPEEAEIIKRIYREYLEGQSLVGIGRALEKDGILTAAGKPKWRPESVKKILQNEKYIGDALLQKTVTVDFLTKKRVKNEGHVPQYYVENSHEAIIPKELYLQVQEEIHRRSNIYTGAGKNKRIYSSKYALSAITFCGDCGDIYRRTYWNIHGRKEFVWRCVTRIEQGPEVCKNRTVKEDELYGAVMTAINKLLAGGNNMIKTLEENIHAVIGETTEYQISEINNLLEEKQKELIKLANKGQDYEHLADEIDELRDKRQTLLVEDASLSGENERINELITFIRKNKLRSLEYDDRLVRKIIENVTVYEDHFIISFKSGIEMEI
- a CDS encoding PadR family transcriptional regulator — translated: MSSTDRFSEPTLFILISLAEENKHGYAIMEDIERSYDIKIGPGTLYGAISRMEKSELIKSIPSQDRKKPYQITSAGRQYLQEKLKEIEIVTKLGFERLGLI